CACTGGCTGGCCCTGATGGCCGCCTCGGGCGTCTCGCTGGACGCCGTGGCCAAGAACCTGGAAGCGCGCGAAGGCACTTCGGGCATCGCAGAGAAGGCGTCGCGGAAGGGCTAAACCCGCCGCTTCAGCGCCACATACAGCGCCCCCTCGCCGCCGTGGCGGCGGTCGGCGGTGGAAACGCCGGCGACCATCTCGCGCAGGGACGGGTCGGTCAGCCATTCAGGGGTGCGGACTTTCAGGACACCCTGCCCCACCTTGCCCTTTCCGGTGATGACCAGCACCGCCCGGTGGCCTTGGCTGAACGAGCGGCGGATGAAGGCTTCCAGCGTCGCGCGGGCCTGGTCCTGATCCAGGCCGTGCATGTCCAGCCGCGCGCCGATCGGGTCGCGTTCCTTGACGATCCGCAACTTGCGATTGGGCTCGATGTGGCCGGCCGGCCCCTTCGGCGGCTTGGGCGCAGGCGCCTGCAAGTCCTCCGGATGCAGACGAAGCGGTGCGATCGAGGCCAGGC
The DNA window shown above is from Caulobacter sp. FWC26 and carries:
- a CDS encoding Smr/MutS family protein gives rise to the protein MSKKPPPGPEDDRRLWRLVASTVTPRAPVKPEKMRSKARIRPSLKADTALPAEPPTRLASIAPLRLHPEDLQAPAPKPPKGPAGHIEPNRKLRIVKERDPIGARLDMHGLDQDQARATLEAFIRRSFSQGHRAVLVITGKGKVGQGVLKVRTPEWLTDPSLREMVAGVSTADRRHGGEGALYVALKRRV